A region from the Gossypium hirsutum isolate 1008001.06 chromosome A08, Gossypium_hirsutum_v2.1, whole genome shotgun sequence genome encodes:
- the LOC107907770 gene encoding serine/threonine-protein phosphatase 2A 65 kDa regulatory subunit A beta isoform yields the protein MAMIDEPLYPIAVLIDELKNEDIQLRLNSIRRLSTIARALGEERTRKELIPFLSENNDDDDEVLLAMAEELGVFIPYVGGVQYANVLLPPLETLCTVEETCVREKAVESLCRIGAQMMEQDLVESFIPLVKRLAAGEWFTARVSSCGLFHIAYPSAPEALKTELRAIYSQLCQDDMPMVRRSAATNLGNFAATVEAPHLKVDIMSMFDDLTQDDQDSVRLLAVEGCAALGKLLEPQDCAAHILPVIVNFSQDKSWRVRYMVANQLYELCEAVGPEPTRSDLVPAYVRLLRDNEAEVRIAAAGKVTKFCRILNPELAIQHILPCVKELSTDSSQHVRSALASVIMGMAPVLGKDATIEQLLPIFLSLLKDEFPDVRLNIISKLDQVNQVIGIDLLSQSLLPAIVELAEDRHWRVRLAIIEYIPLLASQLGVGFFDDKLGALCMQWLKDKVYSIRDAAANNVKRLAEEFGPDWAMQHIVPQVLDMINNPHYLHRMTILHSISLLAPVMGSDITCSKLLPVVINASKDRVPNIKFNVAKVLQSLIPIVDQSVVEKKIRPCLVELSEDSDVDVRFFASQALESSNQVMMS from the exons ATGGCAATGATTGATGAGCCGTTGTATCCCATTGCTGTGTTGATTGATGAGCTCAAGAATGAAGATATCCAGCTTCGTTTGAACTCTATCCGCAGACTCTCTACGATTGCACGTGCACTTGGTGAAGAAAGGACACGGAAAGAGTTGATTCCATTTCTGAGTGAGaacaatgatgatgatgatgaagttcTCCTTGCCATGGCGGAAGAACTTGGAGTTTTTATTCCTTATGTTGGAGGTGTGCAATATGCTAATGTATTGTTACCTCCATTGGAGACTCTATGCACTGTTGAGGAAACTTGTGTCAGGGAGAAGGCTGTGGAATCATTGTGTAGAATTGGTGCCCAGATGATGGAGCAGGACTTGGTTGAGTCCTTTATTCCATTAGTGAAG AGATTGGCTGCTGGTGAGTGGTTTACGGCTCGAGTTTCCTCGTGTGGCTTGTTTCATATTGCATACCCAAGTGCCCCGGAGGCATTAAAAACTGAACTGAGAGCGATATACAGTCAGCTTTGTCAAGATGATATGCCCATGGTTAGGAGATCTGCTGCAACAAATCTTGGAAATTTTGCTGCTACTGTAGAAGCACCTCATTTGAAGGTGGACATCATGTCAATGTTTGATGATCTGACACAGGATG ACCAAGATTCTGTTCGATTATTGGCTGTTGAGGGTTGTGCAGCTCTTGGAAAGTTGTTGGAACCCCAAGACTGTGCAGCACATATTCTCCCTGTCATAGTTAATTTCTCACAG GATAAGTCTTGGCGTGTCCGTTACATGGTTGCTAATCAATTGTATGAGCTATGTGAAGCGGTTGGTCCTGAGCCTACTAG GTCGGATCTAGTTCCTGCATATGTTCGCCTGCTTCGTGATAATGAAGCTGAAGTCCGAATAGCTGCTGCGGGAAAAGTAACCAAGTTTTGCCGAATTCTGAACCCGGAATTAGCAATTCAGCATATTCTTCCTTGTGTCAAG GAACTATCAACAGATTCATCCCAGCATGTTCGTTCTGCTTTAGCTTCAGTTATAATGGGAATGGCACCTGTTTTAGGGAAG GATGCGACCATAGAGCAATTGCTTCCcatatttctttctcttttgaaAGATGAATTTCCAGATGTTCGACTGAATATCATTAGCAAGCTTGATCAAGTGAACCAG GTGATTGGAATTGATCTGCTGTCCCAGTCCCTATTGCCAGCAATTGTGGAGCTTGCAGAGGATAGGCACTGGAGGGTTCGGCTTGCAATAATAGAATACATTCCTTTATTGGCAAGTCAGTTGGGTGTTGGATTTTTTGATGACAAACTTGGTGCACTCTGCATGCAGTGGTTAAAAGATAAG GTTTATTCTATTCGTGATGCTGCTGCTAATAATGTGAAGCGACTGGCAGAAGAATTTGGACCAGATTGGGCAATGCAGCACATAGTTCCTCAG GTTTTGGACATGATTAACAATCCTCATTATCTGCATCGGATGACCATTCTACATTCAATTTCTTTACTTGCCCCTGTTATGGGCTCAGATATTACTTGTTCAAAACTTCTACCAGTGGTTATTAATGCTTCAAAAGATAG GGTACCCAACATCAAGTTTAACGTGGCCAAGGTGCTGCAATCACTTATTCCGATTGTTGATCAATCC GTAGTGGAGAAGAAAATCCGTCCATGCTTAGTTGAATTGAGTGAGGATTCTGATGTAGATGTCAGGTTTTTTGCCAGCCAAGCACTAGAATCAAGCAATCAGGTCATGATGTCTTAG